A single window of Granulibacter bethesdensis DNA harbors:
- the metF gene encoding methylenetetrahydrofolate reductase [NAD(P)H], with translation MNRLAGQEQQGASATLRRWLTGPRVTGLPAMDAEHPVPLLSFEFFPPKTAALERQLWSCIRRLEPLGPRFVSVTYGAGGSTQARTHETVARIVRETSLTPAAHLTCVGATRDEVDEVARHYWEAGVRHIVALRGDMPGGAPYQPHPGGYAYASDLVAGLKRIGDFEISVAAYPETHPAAPDAGFDLDNLKRKLDAGATRAITQYFFDTDTFLRFLDRCLVAGITAPIVPGIMPVSNYAQAVRFSTAIGTSVPDWLGRLFDGLEDDVETRRMVAAVVAAEQVRLLQANGIDEFHFYTLNRPDLVYAIARILGVHPPAAPVA, from the coding sequence ATGAATCGTCTGGCGGGTCAGGAACAGCAGGGTGCAAGCGCGACATTGCGGCGCTGGCTGACCGGCCCGCGCGTGACCGGGCTGCCGGCCATGGATGCGGAGCATCCTGTGCCGCTGCTCTCGTTTGAGTTCTTCCCGCCGAAAACGGCAGCCTTGGAACGTCAGCTCTGGTCCTGCATCCGCCGTCTGGAGCCGCTGGGGCCTCGTTTTGTCTCCGTCACCTATGGGGCCGGCGGCTCGACTCAGGCCCGTACGCATGAGACCGTCGCCCGTATCGTCCGTGAAACCAGCCTGACCCCCGCTGCGCATCTGACCTGTGTGGGTGCCACACGCGATGAGGTCGATGAGGTCGCTCGCCATTACTGGGAGGCTGGGGTAAGGCATATCGTCGCTTTGCGGGGGGATATGCCGGGCGGTGCCCCGTATCAGCCCCATCCGGGCGGATACGCCTATGCCTCCGATCTGGTGGCCGGACTGAAGCGGATCGGAGATTTCGAGATCTCAGTGGCGGCCTATCCCGAGACTCACCCGGCTGCACCGGATGCCGGCTTTGACCTGGACAATCTGAAACGCAAGCTTGATGCCGGGGCGACACGGGCGATCACCCAGTATTTTTTCGATACGGATACGTTCCTGCGTTTTCTGGATCGCTGCCTTGTCGCAGGTATTACCGCGCCGATCGTGCCCGGTATCATGCCTGTCTCCAACTATGCGCAGGCGGTTCGTTTCAGCACGGCGATCGGTACCAGCGTGCCGGATTGGCTGGGCCGCCTGTTCGACGGGCTGGAAGACGATGTGGAAACCCGCCGTATGGTGGCGGCGGTGGTCGCGGCAGAGCAGGTCAGGCTGTTGCAGGCCAACGGGATTGACGAATTTCACTTCTATACGTTGAACCGTCCTGATCTGGTCTATGCAATTGCCCGTATTCTGGGTGTTCATCCCCCTGCCGCACCCGTCGCCTGA